atagacaAAACCAAATAATTTATGTAACATTGGGGGAAACTGTCAGGTAAAATAAAACCATCTCTTGTTGACTCATtctgaaataatatatttttaaaaatgaatactgTACTAAATGCATCTTTAAACACTTCATGCATAGAAAGTGTGTTAAGACACTCAATGCATAGAACTAGACAAATGCTTTCTTATTATGAGGGGTCCAAAGGATTAAGAGACAGACATACTTAAGCCGTTTACCCATATTACCATATTACAGTTAACTCATTCAAAACCAATACTTAAACCAACAATTGATGCAAACTAACTGACCAAACACTGTGACAGCGTCCCATACACTCCAGATTTCGTATGAGCAAAAGGCTTTGGTGAATGAGGCCCATTAAGTCCTCTAGAGTTAAAAAGCCACCCTGAGTTTGACCACAGCCAACACTCAACATTTgcagtaaataaattaaataaattaagtcacaataTAGAATGGGCTGGCCCCATTATTCTTCATTTGTTGATAAGACAAATATAACATTGACATCGATCAACAAACAAAACCTACGGCTGAGCTGACTGACAGCCAACTGCAATCAAactatgaggaaaaaaaatattttgtgcaaATGAGCACGTAAATGTAAAACATGCATCACTGTATATATCCTTGCTGCCTTTTTCAAATTCGACCATTGAATGAAGTTCCTTCAGTTTCTGGATTTGATAAACGGAAGACTGCTCTTTCACATAATAAGAATCTAATCTCTTCGGTTAAAATCAATTTGTAGAACATGTACAGAATGTACAGTAACATATTACAAGCAgaatctattttaaaaatatatatttatgtacataATTTAGACAAACTTTTGTCTCCTTATGAAAATATCTCAAGTTTTACAACTTTTGTATACATCTTGTTCTGCTCTCTGTAGTGTCATGAgtttaacaaataaattaaacaaaacagcATGTCTGGACAGACAAATACAgaggaaaaaaacattaaaacatacaaAGAGTATGCAAATACCTATGGTCAGCTCATAAAATCAAGGCCTTCCTTCACAAGACATCAATTTTTTTCCCTGAAAGGACTCCAGATTTAACTTGCTTTCCATAGAAGGCAGACAAGCCAGTAACATTAAGACAAGCATGTAAGTCTCTGAAAAGGATTTAACCTAAGAACCCACAATGATTTCCATGATATGATCCAGTTCATTAAGGTCAGAACGACAGTTTGGGGTGGACACTATGGATGGGGAACTGTGTGAAGGTGCCAAGCTGTCAAGGAGGTCATAAGGGCCCATCTTGGGTGCACTCTGCATGCCAGTAAGCATGGTGTCCAGGTCATAGTAGGAGGTGTCCACATCTGAGAATAACTCCTCAAGAGCAGAGTCTGGACCCGGGGAACCGTTTTTTATTTCAAACGTCCCAAACACTTGTCCCATGGTCTTTGGACCCTGCCTGGAAGCCTCTTCCTCGATCTCCTCATCTTCTCCTGAACCTAGCCTAGAGTCTTCAAGGACCTCTTCGTCCCTCTCTACAACACTGATCTCACCCCTCTCCCAGCACTGGCCCATGCTCCCTGCCAGATACACGTTAGAGACAGTGTTGCTAACTGAAACAGAGCACAGTGTCTCATCAGCTACCACTTCCTCTTCACGGCAACCTTCGTAGCTGATGACAGAAAAGAGCTTGGGCTCTGCGTCTGGTTCTCGTGACCGACAAAGGACCTCGGTGGCCACTAAGCGCTCAGAGGGGCTCTGGCCTGCACTGCAGAAAGCTTCAGTGACCACCTGCCAGCTGCCATCGTGGGTCATCTCCTCCTGAATCTGCCTGACTGTGTTGGCGATGAGAACTGAGCGGCAGAGGTTGGGCTCCACCAGCATGTGGCATAACTGCAGCTTGATGAGGGACATGTCCAGTAACGACTGCCGTTGCAAGCTGTACGAGGATGCCACTCTGGCTCCTACCAGGCTTTCGTCTGATATCTCTTCACCACCATCAGAAAATTTACGCTTAATGCCCTTGGAGAACATGTTTACCCTAGAGAAAAGAAAAGGAGATAGGGTGGATCAGTTCACATTTATCCATTCCCATTTAGGGGAACAAAAGCAATCCAGTTGAGCAAATTTctgttacatttaataaaaatgataaatcatTAACAGAACTAATCCAAAATGTCAAAGTAGTGTAAAATCAAGGTTGTTTATGCAAAATGCATTTAGCCTATTAGAAGAGCATACaaacaatacagttacattattctcttaaaacacttaaatagaataaaaatgtctgaagagattatattaaatataaaaagaataCATGTATAATTATAATGAAAAGTTAATAACTAGCTAATGTGTAATTAATAACACGCATATTAGAATTATATAAAATGGTGTATATAGATCCTGCAATTTCATAAGAGACCTTGGTGATTAGattctactattactattatGAATAAAAAATGCTGAAGTCTAATTGACAAATAATTCAAAAGTAACAAAATTTACAAGCTTCAATCAAAACATCTGGGAATATTTTGAGGCCACAGATCACATCTCACATTCAAGGTCAATCCACAGGCACCTAAAGTATGCAAGATAATGGATTTTTAACTAGGAATTATAAACTATCAATATCTGTTCAAACACTACATCAAATGATTTGGCTAACAAAATGTTGGAATTGTGCTTCAAGTCTTTGAATATGAATAAAAATTGAGTTGAAAGTAGATACCGCAAATAGTAAGTCTAATGTGGAGAGCCACAGTACTGAGACGAGGACTCCCTGTCTCCGTGGCCAGCCAACCAGGGTAACGGGAgcctaaaagtaacaaaaatgtatccagtacagaaaaaaaacacatgacacCAACCAGCATGACAAAGTACATAATCTTGTCATCACACCAGCTCTTGACCGACTGAATGTTTGTGTGCGTGACTGtgcgtgtgtatgagtgtgtgtgttgggaGGGGGCACAGGGACCTCTGATCAGCAACTTTTGTAAAAAGACTAATGGGTAGGTGAGAGGTGGAAAGACATAGGACGATAGCTAAACAATGGTAATGAGTTACATTTTACACATCAAACTCTATGCAAAACAAGTAAACCAACAAATCCATTGAATGCAAGCACACAAAAACCACCACATGTATTGCAAAGTCATTTCATGTTAAGAGGGATGACTTAACATAATGGAGATGATTTGCTTGACGGTTACCAAGATCACACACAAAAACTTTAAACCCATAACCACATTGTTAACCAGATATATTAAGGGCATGGTGGTTTGCCTACCTGAAGCATGGGTGACATCCCAGCACTGTTGGAAAAAGAGACCAGAGCGCAAGCTGACACACATCCACTGCAACTAAAACTACAACCAACATTTCGCATACCAGCACTGCAttcaattatttacatataaaaatgttttttttttagtctatATGACTAACAGTTTTGCAATTATTTGAGAAAACTctatatgggtgaatctcacaaaacctgtatgATGTCCTGGTCATTTTTAAGCCCAAATTAATACaaagaaaatatgaaattatattttgcctaaATAAAATTAAGACTAGGCCTACATTGAGGACTATtatgatttttgcattgtgacattattttcaggacacttaagtacATTTTACCATACCAATTCTTCATTAACGTAACATGTCaggatttttttacttttactattgctTTAAAgacgattctcattactgtacaatttttacatgtattacagtaaaaaatagaCGCTGCTGTAcaataacttttttaaatgtaaaatcagCAGAAATGGAAGGCAGTACCTAAAGAGAACTTtacgtagagtcacatggggtaacctcctcgtggtcacgattagtggttctcgctctcaatggggcacatggtaagttgtgcatggatcgcggagagtagcatgagcttccacgtgctgcgagtctccgcggtgtcatgcacaacgagccacgtgataagatgcacggattgatggtctcagaaaaggaggcaactgagacttgtcgtccgccaccccgattgaggtgagtaatcgcgccaccatgaggacctactaagtagtgggaattgggcattccaaatatggagaaaaattaatacaaatatatatatatatatatatatattaataaattatttcaagTTACGGAAacgagaatatcataatgaccttttttcatgttgcagtaatgagaattgggtgcAACTGTCAAGAAAACCTTTTAATAAACCACATCTAAACAGGCCtcactttttaaatgtttaatttttcaatTGTTTCTTTTACTTTTGAAGTAAAATAGGAACAGGACATTTTCTTAACGGATTTCGTGTGAATCACTCATATGGCAAGTTGTGAGACAAAACaatcaaagaaaaataaactatatAACTCTTCCAGTAGCTGGAATCTAAACTAGTCAAACTTACAGCAAAGGCAGTGAATGAATCATTACAGGCTCCACCCAGCCAGACTCACTTCCCCTCCCCCACCGCACTGACGTGGTCAAAAAGTGCGCTACTGGGTaagtaacaaaataaaaacagttaaataAACACCCCAATTCTTAAAATGAAAGTTCGTTGGACAATGATCCACTGCATGAAGATAAAAGGAAGTTACTCACAGACTCCCTGACATGTGAGACGGAGAAACAAAGGTATAAACCTCTCTGCTGAGACGACAAAGATGGAagccattttcatttttttttttttcaaacgggTCCGCTGGCTAGTCAACTTCCCTGCAAACAGCCTCTTCCACTTTCCAAACGTTTACCGTGTCGACAAAATGTACGTGAGAGTGAAATATATTTTGGAAACAAACACATGAAATATAAAGGCATATAACAGGGGCGGCTAAACATGGAGCGCGCGGTCACTTCCGCAAACATGCCGCTTTTCGAAATCGACCGCGCAATTAACCATCGCGGATCAAGATCGTGTTAAGCAGTGAAACTACATAATACACAATGTATTGAAATCTCATATCCCAGTACGCCCAAACTCACCTCGTGTTGTTGGTGTTATTTGGTGGCGAGCGTCATAAGCGTTTCGTAGGCCGGGGTGAACACTGAAGCTGTCGCTCCTTCGGCCTCTCCAGCACAGATTGCAGTGAGCAGCGCGAGGCGGCCAGCTGCAGCAGTGAAAGGGCAGATGGGGGCGGACGCTTTGCATCTTGATCGACAGCAGGCCATCGCAGGAACGGGGAGACCCGAACAAAAGCCTCTTGTGATTCCACCCGGGGCCCCCATCTTCAACAATGCACGTCTTGTTTTTGAAGCATTTTAAAAATCATATGGATGTACACGAGTTTACGATTTCGCAAAGTGCACCATAAGTTATTTATGGTTCCCATTTCGCAACACTTCTCAAAGCCTGAGAAGGTTTTAACTGATGTAGATAACAAGTGGTTGTATTCAACATTTAGAAAAGCAACAAAAAATTGATTAGTTTCGTGAAGCGTGGATGGGATTTACCCAAACACTTCAGCTACTGTAATAGTGAAGTTGACTTACAAATAAAGTGTTAAATGTATAGAATTTCTCTGCATGATTTCTGCTGTATGTTAATGAAAAATCATGGACGCAAATACTCACCTTTTAGCTTTAGTcactttttctgaagctaatttctccaaattgtttggtaaaagtTTCTACATTTTCCTTATGGGAATCACTTGTAAGGGTTACTTTAAGCTTTaacacttaataaataaataaaaatacaacaaaaactttaaatgcaacaaacaaagtaactgaaaatatacatctggaacacctgctatgactttttCACCTCCCATCATGAGTTCAACAACTTTGACAGGATCAAACAGAAATGGTCTTATGAGCAATGAGAGCTTTTCTCCCATTCTCCAATACACCcccaaaatattttagcctattctgagatttatgcatttcaattaaaTGACAAT
The nucleotide sequence above comes from Myxocyprinus asiaticus isolate MX2 ecotype Aquarium Trade chromosome 25, UBuf_Myxa_2, whole genome shotgun sequence. Encoded proteins:
- the cdca4 gene encoding cell division cycle-associated protein 4, which gives rise to MFSKGIKRKFSDGGEEISDESLVGARVASSYSLQRQSLLDMSLIKLQLCHMLVEPNLCRSVLIANTVRQIQEEMTHDGSWQVVTEAFCSAGQSPSERLVATEVLCRSREPDAEPKLFSVISYEGCREEEVVADETLCSVSVSNTVSNVYLAGSMGQCWERGEISVVERDEEVLEDSRLGSGEDEEIEEEASRQGPKTMGQVFGTFEIKNGSPGPDSALEELFSDVDTSYYDLDTMLTGMQSAPKMGPYDLLDSLAPSHSSPSIVSTPNCRSDLNELDHIMEIIVGS